The genomic segment TTttgtttttttactttttactttGAGTGCGCACAACGCACACCGGCGCACCATTGGCCGTACAGGTATTAAATTCTAATAACTGTTACTTTcatcaaattatatatatatatatatatatatatataaatcaataataataataataataatcattaatttaTATGAATAATAATGACCAAGggaaattttataattaaattatttttaaaattattttacggATTTATTGTCTATTTATACATTTACATGTTaataataacatattttttaacCGATGCGTTTTGCTGTTGCTacgcaataataataataattattattattattattattacaataATTATGATTATCATTTTTCTGCTCGGAGTTTGGACTGAAACCTCCGCCGGTGGCCGTCGGAAAATGGTGCTGGGGTGATTATCCTTCACAAGTATTTTACTTCCtaaatttgttttttaattGTAGGTaagcttttcttttttttttatttgttcattACTGATGGTTTAATTTGAATTTGTTCGGTAGATTTGACTTACGGTTGTAATCCTGGAATTTTTTGTAGATCTGAAGCTGATTTTGGGATTTGGAAGTTAAATTTTGCATTGATTCTTGCTGCGTCCGAATCTCGgcgagttttaaaatttttcatctGGTTTTTATTTTACCTGAAGTCGTTGAGCTGGAAATGGTGGATTGATGAGTTCTTCTGATAATTTATGCTTGTTTTTGCAATTTTTGGTTTTAGATCTTCTGATTAACTTGGGCGTTACtgttaatattttgaattttattttatatgttctGAATTGTCTTAAATTACTTGACTAGGGTGGGGTTACTTGAAGGGGCAAGTTTAGTTCTGCTTAAGCGTGATTTCTGCGTCAGTCATACGAGaaagttttgaaataattacCCATTTTCTGAACTGGGATTTGAGTTTGACTGCACAACATCTGAACATCGGGTAGATACGTTTTTTAAGAAATGAGTTAAAAATAATGCACGAATTTGGTTGAGTGATGctcgaaataatcattttgCATGGGGTGTTCAATCGTCAACTGTTATTGTGGCTTCAGTTAATATCTTATCACCTGTTTCCTTAATTTTACAGCTTGTGGTGAGGTTTTTTAATCGAACTGGGATTGTAAGCCAGCATATGCTGCCTGAAGTTTCTTGTTGAGATTTTGGTTGgaattttgaatttataatggagCCCGGCATAGAGGAAGCTCACAAAGCTAAAGCGATTGCTGAGAAACAATTCATAGAGAGAGACTTTATGGCTGCAAAAAATTGTGCTTTGAAAGCTCAAAAATTGTGCCCTGAGCTGCAGGGTATATCTCAGATGGTGGCTACATTTGGAGTCTATGCTGCATCAGTAGCAAAAATTAACGGGGAAATTGATTTCTATTCAATTCTTGGAATGGACCCTTCTGCCGAGAAACCCAAGTTAAAGAAAAGGTATAAGAAGTTGGCCATACTGCTCCACCCTGATAAGAACAAAACCATTGGAGCTGATGGGGCATTCAGACTTGTCTCTGAAGCATGGGCTCTTTTATCTGACAATGTTAAAAGAAACTCTTATGATCAAAGGAGAAATTTGTTTTTCGGGTATGGCGCTGGTGCTGGTGGTTATGACAATTGTTCCAAGTATCCAGCTTCTCATGGCAGACTGGATTCGTTTTGGACTGTGTGTACATCCTGTCATGTTCAATACGAATACCTCAGGAAATATGTGAACAAGAGACTTACTTGTAAGAACTGCCGTGGTGTCTTCATTGCTATTGAAACTGGGCTGGCTACTGCAAATGGTGCTTTCCAATATTCAACATACTCCTGTACGCCTGAGAATGGGTATGGGAGTCATGGTTGTGCTGCAACACTTGCACCAACAATCACTGGATGTTTTGCACCCAATGGGGTCTTGGGACATCATACCAGATATAAATCTGAGTATGTCTCAAGTACGTCGCTTCAAAGTAACTCGTGTGGAAATGCTGTTGGTGTTATGGATCATAATGGGTTATCAACTTCTTCTGTCCCTTATCAAACCAATGGGGACACAAACAAAACCAAAGCAAATGGAAAACACCATACGCTAAAGGCTACATGTAAGATGGGCTCTAATGGATATAAAGGTCACCGTGACACATCACAATCGAAGCGTGGCAGACCTGCCAAGAAGAGAAAACTGGACGAGGGAATCACTTTTAATAGTGAGCAGGAAAGATTGTCTCCAAGTGTTGCTATGGAAGCAAAAACAGCCAATGGAAATGGAAATTTAAAGCCTACATCTAAGATTTCCACCACATCTGAGGCGTCAGTTAGACGCTATTCAGCTTCCTCCGCATTTGATGTTAGACAGATGTTAATTGATAAGGCGAGATCTGTAATCCTTAGGAAACTAGACGAGATGCGGTTGGCTTCAGAAGCAGCTGCAGCGTCAaactcagcagaaagagccgtAGCTGATAAATGCAGCGATGCCACAAGAATAAAGAGTTCAATTGATACTGCTCGTCAACCAGAACTGAAGAGATCCATTTCTGTGACACTAACAGTTCCAGATTCTGACTTCCATGATTTTGACCAGGATAGGTTAGAAGAATGTTTTAAACCCAAGCAGATATGGGCACTGTATGATGAGGAAGATGGCATGCCGCGCCTATATTGTCTAATCCGTGACGTCATCTCGTTGAATCCATTTAAGATACACATAAGCTACCTGAACTCAAGATCTGATAGTGAATTTGGGTCTGTCAATTGGTTGGATTCTGGGTTTACGAAATCTTGTGGAAATTTTAGAGTTTTCTATTCTGAAATGGTGGAGCAAGTGAACATCTTTTCTCATCTTCTGAGAAGGGAGAAGGCTGGTAGGGGAGGTTGTGTGAGAATCTATCCTAGAGGTGGTGATATTTGGGCAGTATATAGAAATTGGTCGCCAGATTGGAACAGAACAACCCCTCATAATGTAAGGCACCAGTACGAAATGGTAGAGGTTATTGAGGACTATTCTGAAGATCATGGTGTCTGGGTTACTCCACTAATTAAACTGGAGGGATTCAAAACAGTTTATCAAAGGAATACGAACTCCAATGCAGTCAGGTGGATTCCAAGAAAAGAGATGTTACGGTTTTCACACCAGGTGCCATCTTGTTCACTTAAAGTTGAAGGAACGAACTTACCCAAGGGTTGCTGGGATCTTGACCCTGCAGCAACTCCTGATGAACTACTTCAAGCAGAAACTGAAATCTTCAATAATTCAAATTCTGGTTATGTGAAGACCACTGAGGCACCAGAGGACCACTGTGCTGTGGAACTTCATGGACAGCTTGTGGAGAAGTTTGACCAAAGGGAAAACAGTTTGTCAAAAACGGGGCCTAGGATTTCAAGCGAATCTTGCGTGGAATAGATCACTCCCGTGATGGTTCCTCGAAGAGAGAACCCATTAGAACAATGGCTGAACGTgctcaaactgaaccagttaaGAAGTGCCAAGGTAATGCAGAATCCATTAGTTTCCTACAAATGCGTCTTCAGTTCAGCTGAAGGACTGGAGAAACGCGGAAGTGCTAAACAAGGTAGAGGACTTAGTTTCAAAGATCTTTGCGGTTGCTGACTTAATTGAGAGATTCAAAGTGTACACATATTTCAACTCGATTCTCCAAAATTGCGATGCTTGGAGATTGATTCTTGTCCCTAATGTTTAAGGGAGCTTTTTTTAATTCATCTATTTGCAACGGATATTCAGACTCATTGGCTCGTCGGTAGAATATACGTTAAAAATAGGGTTTTTCGTAACATTTGAAGACTCTTATTTGAGAGACGATGGGACATTTCAAGGACCGAGAGAACATGGACATATTTCATGTTTATATACTTTGCAGTGTTTAATCTCTTCTTCCCAATAAATTTTCACGGGGAAAAGAATTCTCATGATTACCCAAACCAAGACTATATTTgttaagataaaaaaatttcaaatttcatgtaatattattaaataaaatctaAGTTTCGAGCCATCTATTTTTAATTGATACATCACTTCTAATTTTTAAGTCGTTACTTCAGTTCTTATAATTTCCCTACAATTATGAATCCCTCAAAATGCCACCAACTTCGGATGAAAACAGTTATATTTCAGGGGGAAAAAGGAATTAAAGATTTCAAAAAGGAACGGTAAGTCGAGGTCATACTGCCAAATGAAGCATTC from the Primulina tabacum isolate GXHZ01 chromosome 8, ASM2559414v2, whole genome shotgun sequence genome contains:
- the LOC142552775 gene encoding uncharacterized protein LOC142552775, translating into MEPGIEEAHKAKAIAEKQFIERDFMAAKNCALKAQKLCPELQGISQMVATFGVYAASVAKINGEIDFYSILGMDPSAEKPKLKKRYKKLAILLHPDKNKTIGADGAFRLVSEAWALLSDNVKRNSYDQRRNLFFGYGAGAGGYDNCSKYPASHGRLDSFWTVCTSCHVQYEYLRKYVNKRLTCKNCRGVFIAIETGLATANGAFQYSTYSCTPENGYGSHGCAATLAPTITGCFAPNGVLGHHTRYKSEYVSSTSLQSNSCGNAVGVMDHNGLSTSSVPYQTNGDTNKTKANGKHHTLKATCKMGSNGYKGHRDTSQSKRGRPAKKRKLDEGITFNSEQERLSPSVAMEAKTANGNGNLKPTSKISTTSEASVRRYSASSAFDVRQMLIDKARSVILRKLDEMRLASEAAAASNSAERAVADKCSDATRIKSSIDTARQPELKRSISVTLTVPDSDFHDFDQDRLEECFKPKQIWALYDEEDGMPRLYCLIRDVISLNPFKIHISYLNSRSDSEFGSVNWLDSGFTKSCGNFRVFYSEMVEQVNIFSHLLRREKAGRGGCVRIYPRGGDIWAVYRNWSPDWNRTTPHNVRHQYEMVEVIEDYSEDHGVWVTPLIKLEGFKTVYQRNTNSNAVRWIPRKEMLRFSHQVPSCSLKVEGTNLPKGCWDLDPAATPDELLQAETEIFNNSNSGYVKTTEAPEDHCAVELHGQLVEKFDQRENSLSKTGPRISSESCVE